Proteins from a genomic interval of Mycolicibacterium grossiae:
- a CDS encoding nitrate/nitrite transporter: protein MSRFTRDHDIAHWDAEDVAAWEGGNDRIAKRNLIWSIVAEHVGFSIWSIWSVMVLFMPQNVYGIDAAGKFYLVAVPTLVGAFMRIPYTVAPARFGGRNWTIVSALLLLVPTLLTLWAMTTPGTSYTTFMVVAAFAGFGGGNFASSMTNINAFYPQRLKGWALGLNAGGGNIGVPVIQLIGLLIIATVGNTAPELVCAIYLVLIGCAAMGAALFMDNLRNQTSNLGALAEALRYRHSWVMSFLYIGTFGSFIGFSFAFGQVLQINFLAGGDTAAQAALHAAQISFLGPLLGSISRPFGGKLADRIGGGRITLYTFVAMIFAAGILVVTGMLDDRMGGAPTGGQMAGYVAGFIVLFVLSGIGNGSTYKMIPSIFEARAADKDGWDAEAKAAWSRRMSGALIGFAGAVGALGGVFINIALRLSYVGEAKSATNAFWVFLAFYVVCAVVTWFVFLRMQSVRTVTGEHVGRAPAPVG from the coding sequence ATGTCCAGATTCACCCGCGACCACGACATTGCCCACTGGGACGCCGAAGACGTCGCCGCCTGGGAGGGCGGCAACGACAGGATCGCCAAGCGCAACCTGATCTGGTCGATCGTCGCCGAGCACGTCGGCTTCTCGATCTGGTCCATCTGGTCGGTGATGGTCCTGTTCATGCCGCAGAACGTCTACGGCATCGACGCGGCAGGCAAGTTCTACCTGGTGGCGGTGCCCACGCTGGTCGGCGCGTTCATGCGCATCCCGTACACCGTGGCACCGGCCCGGTTCGGCGGCCGCAACTGGACCATCGTCAGCGCGCTGCTGCTGCTCGTCCCGACGTTGCTCACGCTGTGGGCGATGACCACGCCCGGCACCAGCTACACCACCTTCATGGTCGTGGCGGCGTTCGCCGGCTTCGGCGGCGGCAACTTCGCCTCCTCGATGACGAACATCAACGCCTTCTACCCGCAACGGCTCAAGGGCTGGGCGCTCGGCCTCAACGCCGGCGGCGGCAACATCGGCGTCCCGGTCATCCAGCTGATCGGCCTGTTGATCATCGCGACGGTCGGCAACACCGCCCCCGAGCTGGTGTGCGCCATCTACCTCGTCCTCATCGGCTGCGCCGCCATGGGTGCGGCGCTGTTCATGGACAACCTGCGCAACCAGACGTCCAACCTAGGTGCGCTCGCAGAAGCGTTGCGCTACCGGCACTCCTGGGTGATGAGCTTCCTCTACATCGGCACCTTCGGCTCGTTCATCGGCTTCTCGTTCGCCTTCGGGCAGGTGCTGCAGATCAACTTCCTCGCCGGTGGTGACACCGCCGCGCAGGCCGCCCTGCACGCCGCGCAGATCTCCTTCCTCGGCCCGCTGCTCGGGTCCATCTCCCGACCGTTCGGCGGCAAGCTCGCCGACCGCATCGGCGGCGGCAGGATCACCCTGTACACGTTCGTCGCGATGATCTTCGCCGCGGGCATCCTGGTCGTCACCGGCATGCTCGACGACCGGATGGGCGGCGCCCCGACCGGCGGCCAGATGGCCGGCTACGTCGCAGGATTCATCGTGCTGTTCGTGCTGTCGGGCATCGGCAACGGCTCCACCTACAAGATGATCCCGTCGATCTTCGAGGCGCGGGCCGCCGACAAGGACGGTTGGGACGCCGAGGCCAAGGCCGCGTGGTCGCGGCGCATGTCGGGCGCGCTGATCGGCTTCGCCGGTGCCGTCGGCGCCCTGGGGGGCGTCTTCATCAACATCGCGCTGCGCCTGTCGTACGTCGGGGAGGCGAAGTCGGCCACCAACGCCTTCTGGGTGTTCCTCGCGTTCTACGTCGTCTGCGCCGTCGTCACCTGGTTCGTCTTCCTGCGGATGCAGTCGGTGCGCACCGTCACCGGCGAGCACGTGGGCCGGGCACCCGCGCCGGTCGGTTGA
- a CDS encoding molybdopterin oxidoreductase → MSDGSTPRFLQGAYSFAGTGLDDPATIDGTLRYVVPAGAVAQPVYFRGGNSTDEMVSVVLMRDGAPMRWFPIAARGATHVALRVVEDLLGDTALELRIAAPPGCTGTVVVDLGLVEIS, encoded by the coding sequence ATGAGCGACGGCAGCACTCCCCGGTTCTTGCAGGGCGCCTACTCCTTCGCCGGGACCGGTCTGGACGATCCCGCCACCATCGACGGCACGTTGCGGTACGTGGTGCCCGCCGGCGCGGTCGCCCAACCGGTGTACTTCCGCGGCGGCAACTCGACCGACGAGATGGTCAGCGTGGTGTTGATGCGCGACGGCGCCCCGATGCGGTGGTTTCCGATCGCCGCCCGGGGCGCCACCCACGTGGCGCTGCGCGTCGTGGAGGACCTGCTCGGTGACACCGCTCTGGAACTGCGGATCGCCGCGCCGCCGGGCTGCACGGGCACGGTGGTCGTCGACCTCGGCCTGGTGGAGATCTCGTGA
- a CDS encoding beta strand repeat-containing protein has product MTPIAPAPDLGARAEHVAAQISSVYADYTPTSLASALTELINGVGTVGNTAITGLGGIGNTVIATAGEFGNALGATGAGALGAIAANPLNPAAYPAALALLLTGGGAALTNGISGLGVAGQQALATLGAIGNTTLQTLGAIGNELTGGAALAALASLAPGDILAAIGVLAAGAATAINDAFLGAGSVGTQLVGTIGGAGVQALAGFGGAGAALIGGLGAAGTQTVLGLGATGNALVNTVGAVGNSAIATIGAVGNTLSGTLLGALGTILSNPLNPDSYSSALNTLVSGVGTAVNQGLLGAGATGNLLVNGLGDIGGTFLGTLGLAGTTLVQTLGNAGAATIGTLGTIGNTLIGGAGGIGNTIIATLGSAGNTLNTALSQAISLITGAPPVADPVAPAAGRVALAAAVTPSDTGVSTLALTPGDIGTAGTVLLSGVGTALQQGIVGFGTAGTQLLTGLGGAGITAVGTIGGLGLIGLATVGALGNTAIQTLGAVGNTLLNGGGAALGAILANPLDFNSYATALATVVGTIGTALNTAVQGLGTAGNVLVAGAGQAGSLAVNGLGQTGNQVITGIGGAGNTAVQTVGQVGNTLNNAVGDAVGIITGPAATTPETPVEPTVADTSAVQRTALRTSVAAEPASAPEAAATETAATETAGTVKGAEESTTKESTTKESTSTTKESSTTTKESSTTGSSSTGSSSTTKSDAGSTEGKDGNKSEPTTKAGTSSKTGGGSSSSGSETSSTSSSTGGDSGSSSGSGGSSSGGDSGGSSS; this is encoded by the coding sequence ATGACTCCGATCGCGCCCGCGCCGGACCTCGGCGCCCGGGCCGAGCACGTCGCCGCGCAGATCTCCTCGGTCTACGCCGACTACACACCCACCAGCCTCGCCAGCGCGCTCACCGAGCTGATCAACGGCGTCGGGACCGTGGGCAACACGGCGATCACCGGACTCGGGGGGATCGGCAACACCGTCATCGCCACGGCGGGCGAGTTCGGCAACGCCCTGGGCGCCACGGGTGCCGGAGCGCTCGGTGCCATCGCCGCCAATCCGCTCAATCCGGCCGCCTACCCCGCGGCGCTCGCGCTGCTGCTGACCGGCGGCGGTGCGGCACTGACCAACGGCATCTCCGGACTCGGCGTCGCTGGGCAGCAGGCACTGGCAACCCTCGGCGCCATCGGCAACACCACGCTGCAGACCCTCGGCGCCATCGGCAACGAACTCACCGGCGGCGCAGCCCTCGCCGCCCTGGCGTCGCTGGCGCCCGGTGACATCCTCGCCGCGATCGGCGTGCTCGCCGCGGGCGCGGCGACCGCGATCAACGACGCCTTCCTGGGCGCCGGATCGGTCGGTACGCAGCTCGTCGGCACCATCGGGGGTGCGGGCGTGCAGGCACTCGCCGGCTTCGGTGGCGCGGGCGCCGCGCTGATCGGCGGCCTCGGCGCCGCCGGTACCCAGACCGTCCTCGGCCTCGGTGCCACGGGCAACGCGCTGGTGAACACCGTTGGCGCGGTAGGTAATTCGGCCATCGCCACGATCGGAGCCGTCGGCAACACGCTGTCCGGCACGCTGCTCGGCGCGCTCGGCACCATCCTGTCCAACCCGCTGAATCCGGACAGCTACTCGTCCGCGCTCAACACCCTCGTCAGCGGCGTCGGCACCGCGGTGAACCAGGGCCTGCTCGGCGCCGGCGCCACCGGCAACCTCCTCGTGAACGGCCTCGGCGACATCGGCGGCACGTTCCTCGGCACCCTGGGCCTCGCCGGCACCACGCTGGTGCAGACCCTCGGCAACGCCGGTGCCGCCACCATCGGCACGCTCGGCACCATCGGCAACACGCTCATCGGCGGTGCCGGCGGCATCGGCAACACGATCATCGCCACCCTCGGCAGCGCGGGCAACACGCTGAACACCGCTCTGTCGCAGGCGATCAGCCTGATCACCGGCGCACCGCCGGTCGCGGACCCCGTGGCCCCGGCCGCCGGTCGCGTGGCGCTGGCCGCCGCGGTCACCCCGTCGGACACCGGTGTCTCGACGCTGGCACTCACCCCGGGGGACATCGGCACGGCCGGTACCGTCCTGCTGTCGGGCGTCGGCACGGCGCTGCAGCAGGGCATCGTCGGCTTCGGCACGGCGGGCACGCAGCTCCTCACCGGGCTGGGCGGCGCCGGGATCACCGCGGTCGGCACCATCGGCGGCCTGGGCCTGATCGGCCTGGCCACCGTGGGCGCGTTGGGCAACACCGCGATTCAGACGCTCGGCGCGGTCGGCAACACGCTGCTCAACGGTGGCGGTGCGGCGCTCGGTGCGATCCTCGCCAACCCGCTGGACTTCAACAGCTACGCCACGGCGCTCGCGACGGTGGTGGGCACCATCGGCACGGCACTCAACACGGCCGTCCAGGGTCTCGGGACGGCGGGCAACGTCCTGGTCGCCGGTGCCGGTCAGGCCGGCAGCCTCGCGGTCAACGGCCTCGGCCAGACCGGCAATCAGGTCATCACGGGCATCGGCGGGGCCGGCAACACGGCCGTGCAGACCGTCGGCCAGGTCGGCAACACGCTGAACAACGCGGTCGGCGACGCCGTCGGGATCATCACCGGTCCGGCCGCCACGACGCCCGAGACGCCGGTCGAGCCGACCGTCGCGGACACCTCCGCCGTGCAGCGGACGGCGCTGCGGACCTCGGTGGCCGCGGAGCCCGCGTCGGCCCCGGAGGCGGCGGCCACCGAGACGGCCGCCACGGAGACGGCGGGAACCGTCAAGGGTGCCGAGGAGTCGACGACCAAGGAGTCGACGACCAAGGAGTCCACCAGCACGACGAAGGAATCCTCGACCACGACGAAGGAATCCAGCACCACCGGCTCCAGCAGCACCGGGTCGTCGAGCACCACCAAGTCCGATGCGGGTAGCACCGAGGGCAAGGACGGCAACAAGTCCGAGCCGACGACCAAGGCGGGCACGTCGAGCAAGACCGGCGGCGGCTCGTCCTCGAGCGGTTCGGAGACGTCCTCCACGTCGTCGAGCACGGGTGGTGACTCGGGCAGCTCCAGCGGCTCGGGCGGCTCGTCCAGCGGCGGCGATTCGGGCGGCTCCAGCAGCTAG
- a CDS encoding Rieske (2Fe-2S) protein, with the protein MTGQGGTPVGHVDEIPVGEGRTYALGGEQVAVYRMRDGSLRALGAVCPHRGGPLADGLTDDDVVVCPLHGYGYDLRTGREVSDSGLAVCAHRATVDADGAIRISPCGDVP; encoded by the coding sequence GTGACCGGGCAGGGCGGCACCCCCGTGGGTCACGTCGACGAGATCCCGGTCGGTGAGGGCCGCACGTACGCACTCGGCGGGGAGCAGGTGGCGGTGTACCGCATGCGGGACGGCTCGCTGCGGGCGCTGGGCGCGGTCTGCCCGCACCGCGGCGGACCGCTGGCCGACGGCTTGACCGATGACGACGTGGTGGTGTGCCCGCTGCACGGCTACGGCTACGACCTGCGCACGGGACGCGAGGTCTCCGACAGCGGCTTGGCGGTCTGCGCGCACCGGGCGACGGTCGACGCCGACGGCGCCATCCGGATCTCGCCGTGCGGTGACGTGCCCTAG
- the nirB gene encoding nitrite reductase large subunit NirB produces MAGIRAIEEVLARGGGDVFDITVFGDEPYGNYNRILLSNVLAGSDDPGGIYLNGLDWYADNRIDLRAGVRVVRIDAFAHLVHADDGTSMRYDKLILATGSRSFFPPMKGLWADDKTLADGVFGFRTLDDTAAMITAAHARSRAVVIGGGLLGLEAARGLQNRGLAVDVVHAGPTLMNAQLDDLAGAILRKSVQSLGIGVHTDKRTTEVLLADDGRLSGVAFADGSRLDCDMLVIAAGIRPNVGLAQRAGLTVERAIVTDDHMRSVDDDDVYVVGECAQHRGQVYGLVAPLWEQARVLADHLTGNDPAATYHGSRVATKLKVAGVDVAAMGIKAPERDDDEFVQYSEPRHGVYKTVVIRDGKLVGATLVGDVSKVAFLTQAFDSGLPLPDERVSLMFDIGTPDVGVGVGELADDAQVCNCNGVSKGALVSCVRGGETSLTGVMAKTKAGKGCGSCKELVGQIVEWAADGAVTEDPSASWYVPAIPYDKPTLMRHVRELRLHSVSSVFVALAPDGKPDAGSKMALASLLETMWADEFVDERDARFINDRVHANIQRDGTFSVVPQMKGGVTSAAQLRRIADVAEKYEIPMIKLTGGQRIDLLGVRKEDLPAVWADLDMPSGYAYGKSFRTVKTCVGTDFCRYGLGDSTALGIAIEERYQGLASPAKMKLAVTGCPRNCAEALCKDLGVVAVGDGRWEIYVGGAAGAHVRKGDLLATVDSPEEVMTLTGRFLQYYRENANWLERTYAFVPRVGIDHVRAVVVDDAEGSAAALDANMARSVAAYRDPWQDGREPATEGQFRTSLPLTPLPRVPAR; encoded by the coding sequence ATGGCCGGGATTCGCGCCATCGAGGAGGTGCTGGCGCGCGGGGGCGGCGACGTCTTTGACATCACCGTGTTCGGCGACGAACCGTACGGCAACTACAACCGCATCCTGCTCTCCAACGTGCTTGCGGGCAGCGATGATCCGGGCGGCATCTACCTCAACGGCCTGGACTGGTACGCCGACAACCGCATCGACCTGCGCGCCGGGGTGCGGGTCGTGCGCATCGACGCCTTCGCCCACCTCGTGCACGCCGACGACGGCACCAGCATGCGCTACGACAAGCTGATCCTCGCAACCGGCAGCCGGTCGTTCTTCCCGCCGATGAAGGGTCTGTGGGCCGACGACAAGACGCTCGCCGACGGGGTGTTCGGGTTCCGCACGCTCGACGACACCGCGGCCATGATCACCGCAGCGCATGCCAGGAGCCGGGCCGTGGTGATCGGCGGCGGGCTGCTGGGCCTGGAAGCCGCCCGCGGGCTGCAGAACCGCGGCTTGGCGGTCGACGTGGTGCATGCCGGGCCGACGCTGATGAACGCGCAACTCGACGACCTCGCGGGGGCCATTCTGCGAAAGTCGGTGCAGAGCCTCGGCATCGGCGTGCACACCGACAAGCGGACCACCGAGGTGCTGCTGGCCGACGACGGCCGACTGTCCGGCGTCGCGTTCGCCGACGGCAGCCGGCTGGACTGCGACATGCTGGTGATCGCGGCGGGTATCCGGCCCAACGTCGGTCTGGCGCAACGGGCCGGGCTGACGGTGGAGCGGGCGATCGTCACCGACGACCACATGCGCTCGGTCGACGACGACGACGTCTACGTGGTCGGTGAGTGCGCACAGCACCGCGGCCAGGTCTACGGTCTGGTCGCGCCGCTGTGGGAGCAGGCACGGGTCCTCGCCGACCACCTCACCGGCAACGACCCGGCGGCCACCTATCACGGGTCGCGGGTGGCGACGAAGCTCAAGGTGGCCGGCGTCGACGTCGCGGCGATGGGCATCAAGGCCCCCGAACGCGACGACGACGAATTCGTGCAGTACTCCGAACCGCGGCACGGCGTCTACAAGACCGTCGTCATCCGGGATGGCAAACTGGTGGGCGCCACCCTGGTCGGCGACGTGTCGAAGGTGGCGTTCCTGACCCAGGCCTTCGACAGCGGCCTCCCCCTGCCGGACGAGCGCGTGTCGTTGATGTTCGACATCGGCACGCCCGACGTGGGCGTCGGCGTCGGCGAGCTGGCCGACGACGCGCAGGTGTGCAACTGCAACGGCGTGTCCAAGGGTGCGCTGGTGTCCTGCGTGCGCGGCGGCGAGACCTCGCTGACGGGAGTGATGGCGAAGACCAAGGCGGGCAAGGGCTGTGGGTCGTGCAAGGAACTCGTCGGCCAGATCGTCGAGTGGGCGGCCGACGGCGCGGTCACCGAGGACCCGTCGGCGTCCTGGTACGTGCCGGCGATCCCGTACGACAAGCCGACGCTGATGCGTCACGTGCGGGAACTCCGTCTGCACTCGGTGTCGTCGGTCTTCGTCGCGCTCGCGCCGGACGGCAAGCCCGATGCCGGATCCAAGATGGCCTTGGCGTCGCTGCTGGAGACGATGTGGGCCGACGAGTTCGTCGACGAGCGCGACGCGCGGTTCATCAACGACCGCGTGCACGCCAACATCCAGCGTGACGGCACGTTCTCGGTGGTGCCGCAGATGAAGGGCGGGGTCACCAGCGCGGCGCAGCTCCGCCGCATCGCCGACGTCGCCGAGAAGTACGAGATCCCGATGATCAAGCTGACCGGCGGACAGCGCATCGACCTGCTGGGCGTGCGCAAGGAGGACCTGCCCGCGGTGTGGGCCGACCTCGACATGCCGTCGGGCTACGCCTACGGGAAGAGCTTCCGGACGGTCAAGACGTGCGTGGGGACCGACTTCTGCCGCTACGGGCTCGGCGACTCGACGGCGCTGGGCATCGCGATCGAGGAGCGGTACCAGGGGCTGGCGAGCCCGGCGAAGATGAAGCTGGCCGTGACGGGGTGCCCGCGCAACTGCGCCGAGGCGCTGTGCAAGGACCTCGGCGTGGTGGCGGTCGGTGACGGGCGCTGGGAGATCTACGTCGGCGGTGCCGCGGGCGCACACGTCCGCAAGGGCGACCTGCTGGCCACCGTCGACTCGCCGGAGGAGGTGATGACGCTGACCGGACGCTTCCTGCAGTACTACCGGGAGAACGCCAACTGGCTGGAGCGCACGTATGCCTTCGTGCCGCGGGTCGGCATCGACCACGTCCGCGCCGTCGTGGTCGACGACGCGGAGGGCAGCGCCGCCGCCCTGGACGCCAACATGGCCAGATCGGTGGCGGCATACCGTGATCCGTGGCAGGACGGTCGTGAACCGGCCACCGAGGGTCAGTTCCGCACGTCGCTGCCCCTGACCCCGCTGCCCCGGGTGCCGGCACGGTGA
- a CDS encoding universal stress protein, whose protein sequence is MIVIGYTADAFGQAALDHGIAEARLRDTGVLVINSTAGDSYADPAFAQGDRARDVTARLASSGVPSEFVQPVGVDAAGELLAAMERPEAELLVIGVKHRNPVGKLLLGSVSQQVLLECPKPVLAVKPAES, encoded by the coding sequence GTGATCGTCATTGGATACACCGCCGACGCCTTCGGGCAGGCCGCGCTGGACCACGGCATCGCCGAGGCGCGGCTGCGCGACACCGGCGTCCTGGTCATCAACTCGACGGCGGGGGACTCCTACGCCGACCCGGCCTTCGCCCAGGGTGACCGCGCCCGCGACGTCACGGCACGGCTCGCGTCGTCCGGCGTGCCGTCGGAGTTCGTCCAACCGGTCGGCGTCGATGCGGCCGGGGAACTGCTCGCCGCCATGGAGCGACCGGAGGCCGAGCTGCTGGTGATCGGCGTGAAGCACCGCAATCCCGTCGGCAAGCTGCTGTTGGGGAGCGTGTCACAGCAGGTGCTGCTCGAATGTCCGAAACCGGTGCTGGCGGTGAAACCCGCGGAGAGTTAG
- a CDS encoding DUF1206 domain-containing protein — protein MTTNARTAARNAADSPWFERAARAGFVASGVLHLLLAWIVLRLAFGGGGSADQSGALATLGSQTGGAVMLWLAAFGLAALGLWHLVEAFTEDDTKDRVKAAAVGIVNLALAFSAARFATGSGQSSGQQNAGLSAQLMQSGWGKAVLVVVALVLLGVGGYHVYKGVTKRFEKELTRRRGPVVTPAGVIGYTAKGLVLAGAGILVLVATFTSDPAKASGIDAAVKTLGAAPFGRILLVLAALGIAAYGVFSIIRSRHADMS, from the coding sequence ATGACGACGAATGCCCGAACGGCTGCGCGCAACGCCGCCGACAGTCCGTGGTTCGAACGTGCCGCACGTGCGGGATTCGTGGCCAGCGGCGTGCTCCATCTCCTGCTGGCGTGGATCGTGCTCCGCCTGGCCTTCGGCGGTGGCGGCAGCGCCGACCAGTCCGGCGCGCTCGCCACCCTCGGCAGTCAGACCGGCGGCGCGGTGATGCTGTGGCTGGCCGCCTTCGGCTTGGCCGCGTTGGGCCTTTGGCACCTCGTCGAGGCGTTCACCGAGGACGACACCAAGGACCGCGTGAAGGCCGCCGCCGTCGGGATCGTCAACCTCGCACTCGCCTTCTCGGCGGCCCGCTTCGCCACCGGCAGCGGACAGTCCAGCGGACAGCAGAACGCCGGGCTGTCTGCTCAGCTGATGCAATCCGGCTGGGGCAAGGCGGTTCTGGTCGTCGTCGCGCTGGTCCTGCTCGGCGTCGGTGGCTACCACGTGTACAAGGGCGTCACCAAGCGGTTCGAGAAGGAATTGACGCGCCGGCGCGGCCCCGTGGTCACCCCGGCCGGCGTCATCGGCTACACCGCCAAGGGTCTGGTGCTCGCCGGGGCGGGCATCCTGGTCCTCGTCGCCACCTTCACGTCCGACCCGGCCAAGGCCTCCGGCATCGATGCGGCGGTCAAGACCCTCGGCGCGGCTCCGTTCGGGCGCATCCTGCTGGTGCTCGCGGCTCTGGGCATCGCGGCCTACGGCGTGTTCAGCATCATCCGCAGCCGGCACGCCGACATGAGCTAG